From the Oleiharenicola lentus genome, one window contains:
- the ribH gene encoding 6,7-dimethyl-8-ribityllumazine synthase → MSLDAPSKPQVSGAGLRFGIAAARFNEDLVTSLLNRLQASLQASGVKAKDLVVVRVHGSHEVPWAAARLAAGRRFDCVIALGVLIGGDTNHHEMVGQSVSHALQRVALDSGVPVINGVIVTDTPAQARARCAGRINRGAEFAHAALAMAALKRKLGGKS, encoded by the coding sequence ATGAGTCTCGATGCTCCCAGCAAACCGCAGGTCAGTGGTGCCGGCCTCCGCTTCGGCATCGCCGCGGCGCGTTTCAACGAGGATTTGGTGACGTCTCTCCTGAACCGGCTGCAAGCCTCCCTCCAGGCTTCGGGCGTGAAGGCGAAAGACCTCGTCGTGGTTCGCGTGCACGGCTCCCACGAGGTGCCCTGGGCGGCCGCCCGGCTGGCGGCGGGCCGCCGGTTCGACTGCGTGATTGCGCTCGGCGTGCTCATTGGCGGCGACACCAACCATCACGAGATGGTCGGGCAGAGCGTTTCCCATGCCCTGCAGCGCGTGGCCCTCGACAGCGGGGTGCCCGTGATCAACGGCGTCATCGTCACCGACACACCGGCCCAGGCGCGCGCCCGCTGCGCCGGACGCATCAACCGCGGGGCGGAGTTTGCCCACGCCGCGCTGGCCATGGCGGCGCTGAAGCGCAAACTCGGAGGAAAATCATGA